Part of the Novosphingobium sp. ZN18A2 genome, ACCGTGCCGCTCCTGCTGGCGCACTGAGCGGAGCGGCGCTAGCCTCCCCTTCGCGATCAGTGAAGGGGAGTTCTAGCATGACCAAGCACATCACCGGCCGGGCCGCGATGAAACTGGCCGCGGCCGCGTTGCTGGCAGGGGCCGCCGTTTCGGGCGCCGCCGGCGCGAAGCCGGCCGGGCACGGCGCAATGAAACCGGCCGCGGCCATCGCCGATTCGCACCGGCCGGAAGCGAATCGCAAGATGGACGAAGGACGCAAGCCGCAGGCGATCCTGGCGTTTTCCGCGTTTCGTCCCGGCGATGTCGTGGCCGACTGGGGCGCGGGCGGCGGTTACTATTCCGAACTGATTGCGGATGTGGTCGGGCCGAAGGGCCTGGTCTATGCGATAAATTCGCCCGCGTTCTACAAGCCGGAGGTGTGGGAGCCGCTGCTGAAGGCGCATCCCAACGTAAAGCCGCTGCTTGCGCCGGCCGATGCGCAGCAGCTTGCGCCGAACAGCGTCGATGCGATTTTCGCGCACCTTGAATACCACGATCTCTATTTCATCTCGGAAAAGTTCAAGCACCCGAAGCTGAACGTGCCGGCGGTGATCGCCAACTGGTTCGCGGCGGTGAAGCCCGGCGGGCAGGTGATCGTGGTCGATCATGTCGCGCTGCCGGGCGACCCGCGTGAGAATACCAACAAGTATCACCGCATCGATCCCGACCAGGTCAGGCACGACATGACTGCCGCCGGGTTCGTCGAAGCTGGCGAATCGGACGTGTTGCGGCGCAGCGACGATCCGCACAACGTGATCGTATTCGATCCGTCGGTGCGCGGAAAAACCGATCGGTTTGCCCTGAAGTTCCGGAAACCGGGCTAATTTCCGCTAACGATTGTAAAAATTGCAACCAAAAATGCCCATTTCGCACTTGCGAGATAAGATTGTGCAGTGCATATAGAGACTGCCTTTCAGGCATCCTCTCCCAAAACTTCCAGGCCCGGCCGGCAACGGCCGGGCTTTTTTTCGTCCGAATCGGCGGCGGCCCCGCCTGGTCCGCCTGGTCCGCCTGTTTGGCTTCGGCTGCCGGCTCTGACGGGTTTGCAACCGATGCATCGCCCGCGCGTTTGAAATGCGGATGGGCAATCCCTAGCTTGTCCCTCTCGGTAACGGACCCGAAGCGGTCCCCAGCAAGGAACGGGCAGTCGCATGGCGGATGTCGATACGGCCGATCTGGCCACGGGAACGGTGCGGCTGCAGGTCGCTGGCGCGCGCGGCGAGGAAAGC contains:
- a CDS encoding methyltransferase, encoding MTKHITGRAAMKLAAAALLAGAAVSGAAGAKPAGHGAMKPAAAIADSHRPEANRKMDEGRKPQAILAFSAFRPGDVVADWGAGGGYYSELIADVVGPKGLVYAINSPAFYKPEVWEPLLKAHPNVKPLLAPADAQQLAPNSVDAIFAHLEYHDLYFISEKFKHPKLNVPAVIANWFAAVKPGGQVIVVDHVALPGDPRENTNKYHRIDPDQVRHDMTAAGFVEAGESDVLRRSDDPHNVIVFDPSVRGKTDRFALKFRKPG